In the Acidobacteriota bacterium genome, GCAGTCAGGCAACGGTTCAACCAAGCGCCAGCGCGCCAGTGCCGTTTTATGCGCCTGACCTTCCAAAGTTGCCCTACACCGTTGAGAATGGGGTGAAAGTTTTTCGCCTGGTTGCCGAAGTCGTGCGAACCGAATTTTTGCCCGCTTCCGAACATATGGATGCGCGCATCGTTGATGCCTGGGGCTATAACGGCAGCGTGCCGGGTCCGACCATCGAAGTCAACGAAGGCGACCGCGTGCGCATCATCTTTGAAAATAAATTGCCCGAAGCCACGACGCCGCACTGGCACGGGCTTGAGGTGCCGATTGAAATGGATGGCACACCGGCAATCAGCCAACCGCTCATCTATCCGGGCGAATCCTTTACCTATGAATTCACCCTCAATCAAAACGGCACGTTTTTTTATCACTCGCACATGGCGATGCAGGAGATGATGGGAATGATAGGTTTTTTCATTATTCATCCGAAAAAACCGCACACGCCGCGCGTCGATAAAGATTTCGGCATCATCTTTCAGGAGTGGGCGTTGCTTCCCAATAACACGGTGCCCAATTCGCTTTCGATGGAATTCAACTGGCTGACCATGAATGGCAAAGCCGGACCCGCCTGCACGCCGATGGTTGTCAAACAGGGCGAACGGGTGCGCATTCGCCTGGTGAATATGGGAATGGATCATCATCCGATTCACCTGCACGGCACGCAGTTTTATGTCACCGGAACCGAAGGCGGGCGCGTACCGGAATCGGGTTGGTATCCGGGCAATACCGTGCTCGTCGGTGTGGCGCAGGCTCGCGATGTTGAATTTGAAGCGAAGTATATCGGCGATTGGATGTTGCATTGCCATTTGCCGCACCACATGATGAATCAAATGGTTTCGATGGTCGGCCCGATGGCGCACGGCGTGCACGGAATGCAAACCGGCAAAGGCATGGAAGAAGGCATGGGCATGATTCGCAAAGGCAATGCGCTGTCGGATGAACTGAGTCCCGCCTTCGGGCGCGGCATGGGCATGACGAAATCCGAAAGAGAGACCTCGAATCTCGTTGGGCAACAAAAGCCAGCAATGAGCGCGGCGCAGGAAACGGTCTACACCTGCACCATGCACCCCGAAGTCAAATCCAACAAACCGGGCGCGTGTCCGAAATGTGGCATGGCATTGGTTCCGCTCGGGCAAGCTGGCAAACGCGCCAAAGGCTATCCGCAGGATATGTGGATGCCGATGGATGATGAGGTCGCGAAACCGGAAACTTACGGCATGGCGAAAGACTGGACGGGCGCAAGCATGGGGATGATGACCTATGTGCGCGTGCTCACCCCGGAAATGTATGACAAGGTGATGGCGCGTATTAAAGAGGGGACAGTTGAAAAATCAGCGCCCGCGCCATCGCATAAACATCATGAAGAAGAGTGATAAAAAACTTGATGTTTATAGAGTTGTTTTAACTTTGTGTTTGCGAAGGCTGTGGCAAAGTCAGGTTCGGAAAAAGCATAAGCCCGGCAAGCATTTTACCGGGAGCGCGGACGTTCGCGCTCCCGGTTAGCCATTTTCCGACTTTGCCGCAATCCGGTTGCGATTTCTCGCCGCTTTACGACAAGCGTATAGTTAAAGCAGGCGAGGAAAGAGAGATGGAGATGGAAAAACATATTGACCCGATTTGTGGCATGACCGTAAATCCTGAAACCGCTGCCGGCAGTTTTGAATATCAAGGGAAAACCTATTATTTTTGCAACCAGAATTGTTTGAACAAATTCAGCCAGAATCCCGAAGCGGCGCTCAGTTCGCCCAA is a window encoding:
- a CDS encoding multicopper oxidase domain-containing protein, giving the protein MNKGRRNFLRGSAMLGAGALASSKVLAQHEGHQHSTEEKKPATKVTTKASSQATVQPSASAPVPFYAPDLPKLPYTVENGVKVFRLVAEVVRTEFLPASEHMDARIVDAWGYNGSVPGPTIEVNEGDRVRIIFENKLPEATTPHWHGLEVPIEMDGTPAISQPLIYPGESFTYEFTLNQNGTFFYHSHMAMQEMMGMIGFFIIHPKKPHTPRVDKDFGIIFQEWALLPNNTVPNSLSMEFNWLTMNGKAGPACTPMVVKQGERVRIRLVNMGMDHHPIHLHGTQFYVTGTEGGRVPESGWYPGNTVLVGVAQARDVEFEAKYIGDWMLHCHLPHHMMNQMVSMVGPMAHGVHGMQTGKGMEEGMGMIRKGNALSDELSPAFGRGMGMTKSERETSNLVGQQKPAMSAAQETVYTCTMHPEVKSNKPGACPKCGMALVPLGQAGKRAKGYPQDMWMPMDDEVAKPETYGMAKDWTGASMGMMTYVRVLTPEMYDKVMARIKEGTVEKSAPAPSHKHHEEE